Proteins from one Malaya genurostris strain Urasoe2022 chromosome 2, Malgen_1.1, whole genome shotgun sequence genomic window:
- the LOC131427980 gene encoding uncharacterized protein LOC131427980: protein MVSFNVYLLLLAGIQLALTAPNRDRRRQDTEGCSRSLPDLNECVENSIQYFINFMASGKLTPKVAITTFDPLLLPNMTISHQTQNFNAIYVNRYLLGLKNSFVYNTSVDLDNLELSSTFMMPALELLGMYSGESLDDQEATENSILTISIRSSTVKFRVKGELYKSTARMEFLRLNVTDVDLAMGPYVINDLDHSTHIPRVNRHFNSIPRPEFVKLIEKDLRMQLSSRLQHIANEVLALAPYEKIFPV from the exons ATGGTCTCTTTCAACGTGTATCTTTTGCTGCTGGCTGGTATTCAGCTGGCCCTGACTGCTCCAAATCGGGATC gaCGACGCCAAGACACGGAAGGTTGCTCGAGAAGCTTACCGGATCTGAACGAATGTGTGGAAAACTCCATTCAGTATTTCATAAACTTTATGGCTAGTGGGAAATTAACGCCGAAAGTGGCGATTACGACGTTCGATCCGCTGCTACTACCGAACATGACGATCAGCCATCAGACGCAGAACTTTAACGCCATTTACGTCAACCGGTATTTATTGGGTTTGAAGAATAGTTTTGTTTACAATACGAG CGTTGATCTGGACAATTTGGAACTTAGTTCAACTTTTATGATGCCCGCACTGGAGCTACTGGGCATGTATTCAGGCGAATCGCTCGATGATCAGGAAGCCACCGAGAACTCAATCCTAACGATTTCCATTC GAAGTTCAACGGTCAAATTCCGCGTGAAAGGTGAACTCTACAAATCGACAGCTCGTATGGAATTCCTCCGGTTGAACGTAACCGACGTCGATCTGGCGATGGGTCCGTACGTGATCAATGATCTGGATCACAGCACACACATTCCCCGGGTGAATCGACATTTCAACAGCATTCCACGACCGGAATTCGTCAAGCTAATCGAGAAGGACCTCCGAATGCAGCTCAGTTCTCGGCTTCAGCACATTGCAAACGAAGTGCTGGCGTTAGCGCCGTATGAAAAGATTTTCCCTGTATGA